From a single Raphanus sativus cultivar WK10039 chromosome 3, ASM80110v3, whole genome shotgun sequence genomic region:
- the LOC108833580 gene encoding uncharacterized protein LOC108833580 isoform X1, whose product MNSLFFMRRSLHSSTGSSTRAASDTFQKRLSEGSVYSLNGFDVGRSNPKFRLSDTPVSIRFSEGTFFEEKNTDEWFRFRSHKQFLTLANTNKELPDIFGELNTIRSTITDGLDGSQRVMVTLRLEGGVHVCVSLFYGHTVTFQARFDQHTTEPKVMIFTSVNPKVVGGKLFLNATSGTHFYFDCDTSIDKEHYERLVGNGANANQVKSDSCSEN is encoded by the exons ATGAACAG TTTGTTCTTTATGCGTCGCAGTCTACACTCATCCACGGGATCATCAACTCGAGCTGCGTCTGACACTTTCCAGAAACGGCTCAGTGAAGGCTCAGTGTACTCTCTCAATGGTTTTGATGTCGGGCGAAGTAACCCAAAATTCAGACTCTCTGACACTCCTGTGTCCATACGATTCAGTGAGGGGActttttttgaagaaaagaaTACCGACGAGTGGTTCCGATTCCGTAGCCACAAGCAGTTTCTGACTTTGGCTAACACGAACAAAGAACTCCCTG ATATTTTTGGTGAACTAAATACCATCAGAAGCACGATCACCGACGGACTCGACGGTTCTCAGCGTGTAATGGTTACTCTGCGTTTGGAAGG GGGTGTCCATGTTTGTGTCAGTTTGTTTTACGGCCATACTGTGACTTTCCAAGCTAGGTTTGATCAGCACACCACTGAGCCAAAGGTTATGATTTTTACCAGCGTCAACCCCAAAGTTGTTGGAG GGAAGCTTTTCCTCAACGCTACATCTGGTACTCACTTTTATTTCGACTGTGACACATCAATTGATAAAGAACATTATGAAAG ACTGGTTGGGAATGGAGCAAATGCGAACCAAGTCAAAAGTGATTCTTGCTCAGAAAATTGA
- the LOC108833580 gene encoding uncharacterized protein LOC108833580 isoform X2 → MNSLHSSTGSSTRAASDTFQKRLSEGSVYSLNGFDVGRSNPKFRLSDTPVSIRFSEGTFFEEKNTDEWFRFRSHKQFLTLANTNKELPDIFGELNTIRSTITDGLDGSQRVMVTLRLEGGVHVCVSLFYGHTVTFQARFDQHTTEPKVMIFTSVNPKVVGGKLFLNATSGTHFYFDCDTSIDKEHYERLVGNGANANQVKSDSCSEN, encoded by the exons ATGAACAG TCTACACTCATCCACGGGATCATCAACTCGAGCTGCGTCTGACACTTTCCAGAAACGGCTCAGTGAAGGCTCAGTGTACTCTCTCAATGGTTTTGATGTCGGGCGAAGTAACCCAAAATTCAGACTCTCTGACACTCCTGTGTCCATACGATTCAGTGAGGGGActttttttgaagaaaagaaTACCGACGAGTGGTTCCGATTCCGTAGCCACAAGCAGTTTCTGACTTTGGCTAACACGAACAAAGAACTCCCTG ATATTTTTGGTGAACTAAATACCATCAGAAGCACGATCACCGACGGACTCGACGGTTCTCAGCGTGTAATGGTTACTCTGCGTTTGGAAGG GGGTGTCCATGTTTGTGTCAGTTTGTTTTACGGCCATACTGTGACTTTCCAAGCTAGGTTTGATCAGCACACCACTGAGCCAAAGGTTATGATTTTTACCAGCGTCAACCCCAAAGTTGTTGGAG GGAAGCTTTTCCTCAACGCTACATCTGGTACTCACTTTTATTTCGACTGTGACACATCAATTGATAAAGAACATTATGAAAG ACTGGTTGGGAATGGAGCAAATGCGAACCAAGTCAAAAGTGATTCTTGCTCAGAAAATTGA